The nucleotide sequence CCGACCACCTGCCTCTGGTAATTACGCTGGATGCGGGGGCAATATCCTACCCTAAGATGGAGCGGCTTATCACTAGGCGTACTAACCTGGAGGTATTCCAATCGCAACTGGAGTCCACACTGCCCCTCAACACTGCCATAAACTCTGGACAGGACGTTGATGATGCTATCGAACTGCTCACCAACAATATCAAGTCAGCAGCTAGATTGGCAACTCGCAGCATATCTCGGCAGCCCGCGGCAGATCGAATCCCAATACCCAGGGAGATCCTGCTGCTTATAGCTGAGAAGAGGCGCTTACGCACTAGGTGGATGAGGTCTCGGCACCCGTCGGACAAAACGGAATGGAACCGAGCTCTGAGTAGGCTCCGATGCGCGTTGGTGCTGCACAAAGCCGCATGGTTCGACGAAAGGCTTGCCAATACCGGAGTCGAAAGCGAAGCGACGCATTCGCTGTGGAAGGCCACGCGCGCAATCAAAAGGCGTTGCACGAGGAAGGCGCCTCTAGTCGATAGCAACGGGACATGGTGTCGGACCGACTTGGGACAAGCGGAGGTATTCGCTGCGCACCTCGCCGAGCGATTTCAACCATTCAAGCTTGCCAGCCTGCAACAGGTTGAAGAAACTCAGGACCAGCTGAACCAAGCGCTTCAAATGGATATGCCAATCACGCCGTTTGAACCCTGCGAGGTAGCCGAAGTCATTGTGCGCCAGAGTAACAACAAAGCACCTGGACATGACGTTATCTGCAACGCCACATTGAAGGCCCTGCCCAGACAAGCGATCCTCTACATAACGTTGGTTTTCAACGCTATTGTGAGGTTGCAATACTTCCCTTATCAGTGGAAGCTCGGGATAATCTCCATGATCCACAAACCTGGCAAGCCGGAAAGGGAGCCCGCCTCCTACCGGCCGatcagtctcctcccttcAATTTCGAAGGTGTTTGAGAGACTGATTGCTGTCCGGATTGTAAGGATTATGGAAGCCCAGGGGATTACCCCTGAGCACCAGTTCGGTTTCCGTGCTGGCCACTGTACTGTCGAGCAGCTCCATCGAGTCGTCGAGCAAATTCTGACTGCCTACGACAGTAAGGAATATTGTAACAGCCTCTTCTTGGACATTCGAGAAGCGTTTGATCGAGTGTGGCACATTGGACTCCAACTGAAAATCAAGCAGACGCTGCCTGCTCCATATTTTGGGTTGCTGAAATCGTACCTGGAAGGAAGGAGGTTCGCTGTGCGCTTTCATTCAGCAATTTCCACCGAGCACAACGTGGCAGCTGGTGTTCCACAAGGTAGTGTCCTCGGCCCCCTGCTCTACTGCCTGTATAGCCACGACATGCCGCAGCCAGATGTAAGCCTTTACGGGAAATCtatgttggccacatttgccgatgacGTGTGCGTCACCTACAGGTCCCGATGCGAGCACGACGCAGCCGATGGTATCCAGGACTTTGCATACCGGTTCTCGGAATGGGCAAGACGATGGAATATTGGCATCAATAGCAGTAAATCCAACAACGTCTGCTTCACTTTAAAGCGGAGAACGCCACCGCCCGTCTACATCGAGGAAGTCCCCGTACCACAGCCGAACGCAGCAAAGTACCTTGGAGTGCTTCTGGATCGCAGACTCACATTTTCCAAGCATGTGACCGACATCAGAACGCGCCTACGTGCTAAGGTGGCGAAGCACTACTGGCTACTTTCTTCGCGCAGTAAATTGTcgctatccaacaagctgacaatttacaaacagatcCTAGCACCAAACTGGAAGTATGGGTGCCAAATCTGGGGCTTAGCCTGCGACAGCCACATCAAAAGGATCCAGGCTATTCAAAATAAGGTAGCAAGACTCATCACCGGCTGCGAGTGGTTTGTTCGAAACACCACCCTGCACAGAGACCTGAAACTCGCAACGGTATTTGACGAAATAAACAAGCACTCGAGCAGATACCATGACAGgctggagcgccacagaaatcggctggccagcgctttaaacagatctcgcccaccaaggaggctcaatagaaggcaaccgagggatctcattacccgatctcctttgacaagggtccgcagaagctgacgcttatcttaaatcctatttgttatatgtgattgttatgtaattgtagttaaattactgtaaatttgaaaaagctaactatagttagccggcgAGCCCAAATGGGCTGAATTAATAGAtaagaaggacacaaaggggaTTCAAGACTTCCccgtatgccttaataaataaattaataataaaaactttcACAGCATTGTGGGCggattaaaacaaaaaaaaaataaaatacttccAATGGTCGGGGGCGTATCATCACACCTCTTAAACAATGCCAGCGATTGTCTCGAGCAATTAAGGTGGTATCATAAATTATAAGAATGTCGTTTATTGAAGCTCAGCCACAATTCGACCCATAAAACTACAGCTTATTATGGCTGCTAAGTTCAATTACTCAAAGCTGGATTTTGTTTGGGTTGTCAATAAATCAAGCCGGAATTGGCCATAGAGCATTACTCAGTGTAGTTCCCAAAATAACCACAGCTGGATTGTCCATGAATGAAACTGTTCTGCCTCGGtctgaaatataattttagcACTCCCGAGGCAATTATGCTGTCTATCGTGGCACTTGAGCCGAGTTCGTGGTCATGGCCTCTTTTACGATAGGATTTTCCCTTCTCAAGTTCAAGATCAGAACaggatatacatataacaCGCTTGGGAAACTACGTTTTCGCAGTGCTAAgctttatttcgtttttagtGCAGGCTGAGCTAggtaaacaataaataactACAGGTAAATACACGTCACACTCAAagacaacaaataaaaaatggcTGAGGATGATGGCTATTTAGAAGAGGAACGGCTGAGATGGCGCATCGTAGTGGTATCCATCATCATGGGACTCCACGATCTCCTGGGGTGGCAGATAGGTGTTTACGGGTTCCTCCAGAGGTGCGGCGTATGAAGGGATCGGGATCTTGAAGGCGGGCACTACAGCTGGTGCGACGTAACGGGGCTGCTCCACCACAGGTGCAGGTGGCAGATAAGCGGGCTTGGGTGGGTTGACCTTGACAGCCGGTGGTGGAGGTGGCACATAGGCAGGCTTGGGTGGGTTGACCTTAACAACCGGTGGTGGAGGAGGCAGGTAGGAGGGCTTGGGTGGGTTGACCTTCACAACTGGTGGCGGAGGAGGCAGATAGGCAGGCTTGGGTGGATTGACCTTGACAACTGGTGGCGGAGGAGGCAGATAGGCGGGCTTGGGTGGGTTGACCTTAATCACTGGTGGTGGAGGAGGCAGATAGGCGGGCTTGGGGGTCCTGACAACCGGGATCTCAGGTTTCACGGTCGCTGGTGGCAAATAAACTGGAGGAGGCACGGTCACAGGAGCCTCACGAACGGTCACTGGTTCTGGAGGCAGATAAGCCGGAGCCGGAGTGGGCAGTTCAAAGGGGATGCTTGGTGGGTCATAGTTGTAGCCAGGATGGTCATGGTGATCATGGTGGTCATGACCGAACAAATGCGAGACATCAGCGGCTACCAGAGCCAAGCTGCAAACAGCCAGCATAAGGACTTTCTgaaatatacaataaaatcaatttaacaCGCTGAGCTATTATCCTTGGAGAGTAAACACAAACCATTTTTCTGTTGGAACGTTCTTGGTGCGACGACGGCCTCTACCGAAGTGATACAGTTTCCGGCAAGTGCTTCTTTATTTATACAGTTAGAGAACCTGAACCTGAATCAGTGGTCGCTATAAAGCGATCGCGTCACGTTATTACCTCTGGCCAACGCCGACGCCGCGAGAGACGATCTGACTGCGATCCGTCTATATCCAAATGGCCCGGTTGTCAGCTAAGCGGCGTTTAGGGGTCTCGCCCCTTTGGCAGCCGGTATTGGGAATTGGcattcaatttttattaaatctCTTAATTCGAAGTCATCTCGTTGcgttggcttttgtttttttttggcccgaCCAGGGAGCTCTTTATGGCTGGGAGCCATAAACGTGTTGGGTTTTACGATCACCGCTGCGTTTGCCAAGTacttaaaatagtttttggtTAGGCAATTATTGGGATAAATAGTTTATCGTACTTTTGGAGTTGTTAGACTATTTATTTCGTATGCATTAGTCATCATGTACCTAAGAAATGTATAACATTATTGATACATCACTATCaggttttaattaaaatgcttaaaGACAAAATGAAAGACAAATCAAGTGTGCTATTAAAGTAACCTAatgtttaaacatttaaacttTAACCCTTTTCAAAAGAGCATACTCAATTCGTTAGGggcttaattatttatttctgtcTAATCTTTTCATGGCACCTTTAAAAGACTTGCCCCATCTCTGGGCAACATTGAAAGAGGTCAACTGTCGTCCCATTGCCGATGGCTGCAATTGGCGATTAGCGATTTTGGTTCGGTTTGAACCTTTCTGTAACCGACACCGATCAATccctataaatatattcaaacCAAAACTCACATCATTTTTCATCCAAAAAGACAGTAATTATCGACACTGCAGGTGATGATCGAGCTGAACTAAAGCTAAAACCGAAGCCGTTTGGCTATTTCGGTTGATTGGCCGCAATTAGATTTGGAGGTCAGATTGAAATCCACATGGATCCCTTGGGGGCTGGGTGACAGCAATTTGGGTTTGATATCTTTGACCTTGAGGATGGGGAAAGAGTGCGAGTGGTGTAATactccattttattttttgttaaaaatgcttttaatgTGTACAGCTTAAAACTAGATGCAGTGCTtgtggtttggttttttttcggtgGTTGATTATCCTAATGCCTGAAACGGCGAAGTGGAGGCTTGTAGTGGTAACCAGGCTCGGCGTCGTGGATTGGACTTGGTGCAGGGCCCAAGGGCAGTGCATAGGATGGAATCGGTATGTGGAAATCTACCTCAGGCTGGGGTGGCAGATATTTTTGTTCGGGCTTAGGAGGCAGATACTTCTCGACGGGCTCGGAAGGTGGCAGGTACTTAGTCTCCGGCTCGGCAGGAGGAAGATACAGCTTCTTGGGAGCCACTGGTGGgggtggaggtggtggtggcagACTGGGTGCAACCTTGGGTGGCAGATACCTTGCCACTGGAGCAGGTGGCAGATACTTCACCTCGGGCGTCGGAGGAGGAAGGTACTTGGACTCTGGCGGACTGGGAGGCAGATATGTGGGCTTGGGCGCCACAActggaggtggtggtggaggaggcAGGCTGGGAGCGACCTTGGGTGGCAGATACTTGGCCACCGGTTCGGGGGGCAGGTACTTCACTTCAGGCTTTGAGGGAGGCAGATAAGTTGCCTTGggcggtggaggtggtggcggtggcagGGAAACCTTGGGCGGCAGGTACTTCTGGCGAGGTTTCTCTGGAGGTCCATAGCTATATCCGCTAGGGATATCGAACTTGGCCtcttgatgatgatgatggtggtgatcCGGCTGATAGTGCAGATCAATGTGCAGATCATGATGATCGTGTGACGAGGGAGAATGGTGGTGGGAATGGACATCATAGTGGTGGTGATCATGATCGTGATCGTGATcatggtggtgatggtgatcATGGCCGTGATCGTGGTAACCTCCTCCGTACAGGTGGGACACGTCTGCCCGAATACAGATGGCAAAGCCTGCCAGAGCCAAAAGGATCAGCATGGGTTTCTGTAAAATAACCAACCTCCTGTTAGGTCATCTTTATTAGAGAATATGCCGCTACTGTTTACCATTTCCTTTAAGAGATAATCCACCGATCGagatgatgttgctgccgtttgATGACAGCAGGTAGTAATGTCAATAACGTCGATGGTCACCGCTTTTATACAAAGATCGCGCCTTCCTCGACCGGCTGGCTATTTGGTTTTCTTCACACTTTTCTTGGTTTTCATGAACTTGAGGTCGGCCAATTATCGGCGTGTGTTATCTCCCTCTACCCCAAAACAATTAATGCGATTTCGACCAAATTAGCTCTGCACAACAAAGCAGCTCATGAATATGCAGCGGATGCGACGAAATCCCAGACAATTGACGGTGATTGACTCGGCCATCTGTACCACTTTTGTCCCATCCCAATAAATATTTGGGAGATACCGATGCTAATGGGGTTAACAAAACAGCGTTTATTGAGATGGCTTTAACCTTATATAAACCTAAGCCTAGTGGAACGatttaaaacaaaactaaTCCGGGGAAATCTTCCATGTTCAGTTCGATCGCGATTTTGCTCAGAAGGTGAACTCTTGGGCGGGCACATCGTAGTGGTAACCCGGTTCCGGTTGTGGTGGTGGGGGTGGAAGGTACGTGGGCACTGGCGTGGGTGCAGGTGTCGTTGTGGTtgtagtggtggtggtggtagtggtACGCGGTGGTGGAGGTGGGGGAGGAAGGTAAGTGGGAGCAGGAGTGGGAGCGGGAGTGGTTGTCGTGGTAGTGGTAGTAGGTGGAGGGGGAGGAAGGTAGGTAGGAGCGGGAGTAGGAGCCGGAGTGGTTGTGGTGGTAGTTGTGGTTGTGGGCGGAGGAGGAGGTAGGTAAGTGGGTACTGGTTTGGGTGGCAGATAAGtcggtggtggcggtggtggctCCGTCGTCGAGGTAATCACAAATGGTATCTCCGGCTTGGGGTAGTCATAGCCATAGCCATGCTCATGATGCTCCTCCAGGAGTTCCAGCGGCAAATGCGAAACATCACCGGCTGCAAAAGCCAGCAGACAGGTAGCCAAAATGAATAGCTTCTGAAATAGGAAAGAAATCGTGAAGTTCAGATTGCTTCTCATATCTACAACTGACCACACTCACCATCTCCTTTATGATATGTCTAACACCTTGAGCTCTTAAACCACAAATGATTGAGCGTTTGCATCCACGTCGGTTTATTTATAGTCAAAATTCTAAAACAGATCGATACTGTCCATGGCGCTCTAGAGGCCAATTATTATCATTTAAATCGATATAACACCGCTAGCCCCACGGCATTCTTTGTATCggtaaatgtatctgtatctgtagcgctctccgcagCCATGTTTATATGAATGATTAGCGCCACAATAGTGCGCCGAAGTTGACAGAGGAGCAGCGTCAACATCGCCAACTTTGTTTCGGAACTATTATGCCTATATGGGGCCCTACTGAGCCGTTTTTCATCAACGTCGTCACTTGGGTTTTCATTGTTACGGTGTTAAAGGTATGACCAAACTTCCGACGGAACCTGGGGCACAAAAGCTTAGCACACAGAAAAACAGTcataaattcataaaaattCTGAGCAGATTTTGAATCAATTTGAAATAAGTAATCAGCGAGTACTTGCATTCTGATATGGGTTGctacatattttaaatgttaattaatgaaattcaTTCATACATGAAAGGTACATGCActtaatgttatttattttaagctaGTCAAGCTaaattttctctcagtgcatctGAAGAGGTAGTTCCGTCGCTGGAAGCGTTGTAAGCGTGCTCTGCTGGCTGTCATAAATCATTTAGACttcatttataataattatggCTCGCGCTGCCTTTTGCAACTCAAGAAGTTTGAGTGGTCAGAGTTTCATGGACAGATGGACAATGAAGCTGTCTGCTGGACATGATCTTGCGGAAGCAATTCAGTTACAGATCAGTCGAGTTATATAGCAGAGGCGGAGAAGATGGTAAGGAGCTTAACGGCCACGGAGAACAAGGAAAATTAAGACTATTTTCAaactaacatttttttaatggtGGTAGTCAGAAGATATCGAAATAGTTTTAGGAGAAGACCTATGTTTATAGTGAATGAAATTATGAACAAGTCTggaaacatttaattttattcttaaggaatacttaaatattattgtttgAACAGTTTAGACACGGTgtttacaaaactaaaaaactattttaaataatgtcTGGATTATTTAGAACTCTCTATTGATTGGAGACCAGCCGCCTTAAGTTGACTAATTAGTTGGATTAGCGTCTTCGGCTACGATTGTATAAACAAACAGACGATACTGGTCCAGATTCAACTATCACTTTTATTTGACCGCATGCCAAAAAATCAATGGGTTGTTGAACTGCATAGTAGAGATCGAACTGATCGATTGTCAAGTGCCGGAATTGGATGGCGTGTGCTGAACCATCCTCGTTTCTGCTCGCCTTTGGCCAAAATGCGAGTAATTTATGCCGATTATGGAATTAATTGTCGTTTTTTATGGGCATTCATCTCAGCGTTGGCTAGGCCTCAGCAGTTTTGATCTATCGCAAATCTCTGCGAATTTCGTGATTCCTCAACCGGTTTGGATTAGAAATATTTGGTCGAGCAGAGACATTTTGTGCTTTTTATGAATACACTACTCTAAGCTGTGAATCTCGTTCTGAGCCACGTCCAAGGCAATGAGTTTTTGGAATAAGCCCTGTCCAAGGGCCTGAATTGTGAAAGGAACGCCGTTagatttcgatttgattttattgtttattatctTTACGAAACTTTGGTACAAATTGGAATTAGTAAGGGTGGAATTTAGCTCTTAAAGCGCCGACTGGGCACCTGGTATTTGTATCCATGGATTTTCTTGGAGGCAGTTGTGCCGGCTGTTGTTGGTTCTACTGGTTCCTCCAGATCTTCAGCCTGGCCGAGTTCCGCATCGGAGGGAGCCACTGGGATGGCATCCTGGGGGAATTCCTCGCCCGTAGGAAACTCGTTGTTCACCTCCAGCTCTAGTTCCGTGACTTTGGGTACATCGTAAACAAATCCATTGCCAGATCTCACCAACTGGGAGACATCTGCTCGGGCGGCCAGACAAATTGCCATAAGCATGAAACTGAATACCAAAAAGCGCTATagagaaaatatataaaataatttgtttaaaaattataaccaaAGTTCTTGTGAGCAAAACTAGAAGTGTGTATTATCTACAATAGATTATAATCctaaaaacaaattatgatAATTTTCTGCATTAAATAGACTCACTATTGGAAAAAATCCAGTTTTGGTTGaattattaacaaaaaactttaaatagtCGATATATGATGGAAGTGCAAATTTGATGAACAATTATCTTAAGCTTATGTTAAGCAGGGAACAtgttctccttttttttaagttaaatGCTCCAATTGCAGTAACTTTGAGATAAATCCAAATTAGTGGTGGTTATAAGCTACTAAAGACGATGGCTTACCATGATGTTAGATGATCTTTAGCTGGGTATAACTTGAAAGGGAAACCTTTAAGAATGCCGTAATAGTTGTCGCTACCAATGGAGCGTTGCTCAAGCGAATGCAGGCGCCGGCGATCGAGCCCAAACTATTTATACTTCTATATGTTCGCCACATTTGCCTCATTTTATTAATTGCGCCAAGCCGATCGTGATGACTGTGCTGAAGCCAAAACATAAACCGAACCAGTGGAACAGTGAGCGGCCCtagataaacaaacaaacgaatcGATGTCTTGGGCCAAATGGTGGTGCTACCGCTTCGGCAGCGGGCACTCCACTCAAAATGCTACAACATCTCCATCTCCAACCACATCGCCATTGCCAAGGCTAAGACTTGTTTTGTGGGGTCAAGTGTCAGTGCGTTGCTTTTGTCTCTGGCGCATTTGTTTGTCGATTTGTATACGAACTAATGATTCTGACAGATCAGTGTTTGCTCCCATCCACGTGATCCGAGTGGCTCCTCACGTCTTATATTCAATTATGCAGCCCTGCCCGATGCCCGGCGGAGCATATGTATAAAGCGCATAAAAGCGTCGCTTCAACACGTTTCCGTTTCATTGGATTTTATGGCTGCAAAACTCGCGAAGCCATCGCACAATTTATCCACGCCAACTTGACATTTTGATTATAGTATAGCATCGCCTTTCAGTGGACGTTGGAAGATTGATTGCACTAGCCATTTGGCCATTGATTAGATTGGTTTATGTCTAGGCGGAAATTGCACCTGCTGTTAACTGCCAACGGGATCTGAATGGAGACACACCCACTTTTTGATTATCCAAAGAAAGCTAACAATGGCATTTTAATAACTGGAACAAGTAACAATATTATATACCTGATTTCAATACAATTCATTGAATTCGTTTGTtaatacaaattcaaattaaataaatatatttataaggtGAGCTAAATTTTTGCTTCTTATTAAATCCCTGTCAATGAACTAACATACATGTGTAAATtgcacataaatatatatgtataaattaaaGCGTTAAACAATTTATTCTGTTAAAGAAGAAACTGCTTCTGTTAGCAAAGAAATGCTTTTAGAAAACGAAGCATACTTCTCGGGCTAAGTGAGTCACATTAAAACTCATAGTATAGCAAAAGGCGTATATGATATAACGTTAGATATGATTTACCTTTCCAAAAATCATAAGGTACTAAATTATACTTTTGaaataacataaatttataCGATTTCATTTTTTGGCACTTAAATAGACAGATACTTGATTTAAGTAAATTGAGTTGAATTACGATAACCAAGCTTTGTGTTATTTTACTATATTCCCGACTATCAATAGACAGCTAATTAAAATcgaatgatttttattttcacggTTATATCAAGTGGACTTGGCTTTCCTGCGACAGGGAAAGGCCAAGCCACTCATTCACAATTCGTTCAAAAATATGGCTAATACTTAATCTGTGTATTTACAACGAGCTTCGAGAGCCTAGAAGTTGAACGCGGGCTGGGGGTCGTTGGGGTAGCTGTATCCCTTCTGGACGGGGGGCAGGTACTCGACCTTGGGGGTCACGTACACCTTCTTGgtcggtggtggtggtgggggtggTGTGTAGACGACGACCTTCTTGGTTGGGGGAGGGATGTACactggcggtggtggtggaggtgggGTGTACACAACGACCTTcttggtgggtggtggcacGTAGACTGGGGGAGCGACGTACACCTTTTTGGTGGGTGGGGGTGGCAGGTACTCAACCTTCGGTGCTGGAGGAGCAGAGACCTCGAATTTCACGGAGGGCTGGCCGTAGTGGTAGCCATCGTCCTTCAGGATGCCAGTTGGGGGTGGAGTGTAGACGACCTTCttcggtggtggtggtggtgggggtggTGTGTAAACGACCTTCttggttggtggtggtgggggtggGGTGTAGACAACCTTCttggttggtggtggtgggggtggGGTGTAGATAACCTTCTTGGTTGGTGGTGGCACGTACACTGGGGGAGGGGCGATAACCACCTTCTTGGTCGGAGGAGGCAGGTACTCAACCTTGGGTGCTGGAGGAGCAGAGACCTCGAATTTCACGGAGGGCTGGCCGTAGTGGTAGCCATCGTCCTTCAGGATGCCAGTTGGGGGTGGAGTGTA is from Drosophila melanogaster chromosome 3L and encodes:
- the CG15024 gene encoding uncharacterized protein; this encodes MRFLVFSFMLMAICLAARADVSQLVRSGNGFVYDVPKVTELELEVNNEFPTGEEFPQDAIPVAPSDAELGQAEDLEEPVEPTTAGTTASKKIHGYKYQVPSRRFKS
- the CG15023 gene encoding uncharacterized protein, isoform C; the encoded protein is MLFILATCLLAFAAGDVSHLPLELLEEHHEHGYGYDYPKPEIPFVITSTTEPPPPPPTYLPPKPVPTYLPPPPPTTTTTTTTTPAPTPAPTYLPPPPPTTTTTTTTPAPTPAPTYLPPPPPPPRTTTTTTTTTTTTPAPTPVPTYLPPPPPQPEPGYHYDVPAQEFTF
- the CG15022 gene encoding uncharacterized protein, whose amino-acid sequence is MKPMLILLALAGFAICIRADVSHLYGGGYHDHGHDHHHHHDHDHDHDHHHYDVHSHHHSPSSHDHHDLHIDLHYQPDHHHHHHQEAKFDIPSGYSYGPPEKPRQKYLPPKVSLPPPPPPPPKATYLPPSKPEVKYLPPEPVAKYLPPKVAPSLPPPPPPPVVAPKPTYLPPSPPESKYLPPPTPEVKYLPPAPVARYLPPKVAPSLPPPPPPPPVAPKKLYLPPAEPETKYLPPSEPVEKYLPPKPEQKYLPPQPEVDFHIPIPSYALPLGPAPSPIHDAEPGYHYKPPLRRFRH
- the CG32241 gene encoding uncharacterized protein — encoded protein: MKFLIAFALVAVASADVSHLFSNSNNLQEDGYHYAPPSAPVVIDVPYVPHESAPPRVVVYEAPKPKPTPPRPVYTPPVVIPSEPAGVLKDDGYHYGQPSVKFEVSAPPPPKVEYLPPPTKKVVIAPPPVYVPPPTKKVVYTPPPPPPTKKVVYTPPPPPPTKKVVYTPPPPPPTKKVVYTPPPPPPPPKKVVYTPPPTGILKDDGYHYGQPSVKFEVSAPPAPKVEYLPPPTKKVVIAPPPVYVPPPTKKVIYTPPPPPPTKKVVYTPPPPPPTKKVVYTPPPPPPPPKKVVYTPPPTGILKDDGYHYGQPSVKFEVSAPPAPKVEYLPPPPTKKVYVAPPVYVPPPTKKVVVYTPPPPPPPVYIPPPTKKVVVYTPPPPPPPTKKVYVTPKVEYLPPVQKGYSYPNDPQPAFNF
- the CG11345 gene encoding uncharacterized protein yields the protein MKVLMLAVCSLALVAADVSHLFGHDHHDHHDHPGYNYDPPSIPFELPTPAPAYLPPEPVTVREAPVTVPPPVYLPPATVKPEIPVVRTPKPAYLPPPPPVIKVNPPKPAYLPPPPPVVKVNPPKPAYLPPPPPVVKVNPPKPSYLPPPPPVVKVNPPKPAYVPPPPPAVKVNPPKPAYLPPAPVVEQPRYVAPAVVPAFKIPIPSYAAPLEEPVNTYLPPQEIVESHDDGYHYDAPSQPFLF
- the CG15023 gene encoding uncharacterized protein, isoform D, with product MKLFILATCLLAFAAGDVSHLPLELLEEHHEHGYGYDYPKPEIPFVITSTTEPPPPPPTYLPPKPVPTYLPPPPPTTTTTTTTTPAPTPAPTYLPPPPPTTTTTTTTPAPTPAPTYLPPPPPPPRTTTTTTTTTTTTPAPTPVPTYLPPPPPQPEPGYHYDVPAQEFTF